The following are encoded in a window of Flavobacterium psychrotrophum genomic DNA:
- a CDS encoding DUF6048 family protein, with the protein MLKYIFRLIILLPVIALGQQDLKVEKMDTVQAPVSVLPTQQRYGLRVGVDLHRLTRSFYDDGFRAIEVVGDFRLNKKLYAAAELGNVDYTVDDRQLNFTTKGSYLKIGLDVNAYENWLDMENMIYFGFRYGFSTFNHTLNSYTIYQNSDVGNAEGQGNYFEDVTVQSGEKFSGLSAHWVELVGGVKAELFANIYLGFSVRINSLISNKKPKEFDNLYIPGFNRTYDGSFGVGFNYTLSYLIPLYKKTEVEKQAKKK; encoded by the coding sequence ATGTTAAAGTATATTTTTAGGCTTATTATACTTCTTCCTGTTATTGCCTTAGGTCAGCAGGATTTGAAAGTAGAAAAAATGGATACTGTGCAGGCACCGGTTTCTGTGCTACCTACCCAGCAGCGTTATGGCCTTAGGGTAGGTGTAGACTTGCACCGCCTTACACGATCTTTTTATGACGATGGCTTTAGGGCAATAGAAGTTGTGGGCGATTTCAGGCTGAATAAAAAACTCTATGCTGCTGCAGAGCTTGGCAATGTTGATTATACTGTAGACGACCGACAGCTAAATTTTACTACAAAGGGCAGCTATCTTAAAATAGGGCTTGATGTTAACGCATATGAGAACTGGCTGGATATGGAAAACATGATTTACTTTGGTTTCCGTTATGGTTTTTCTACTTTTAATCATACTCTCAATTCCTATACGATATACCAAAACAGCGATGTGGGTAATGCCGAAGGACAGGGGAATTATTTTGAAGATGTAACGGTACAGTCTGGCGAAAAATTCAGTGGGCTTTCTGCGCATTGGGTAGAATTGGTGGGTGGTGTTAAGGCAGAACTTTTTGCAAACATCTATCTTGGTTTTAGTGTTCGCATCAATAGCCTTATTAGTAATAAAAAGCCTAAAGAATTTGATAACCTTTACATCCCGGGGTTTAACCGTACGTATGATGGAAGTTTTGGTGTAGGATTTAATTATACGCTTTCTTATCTTATTCCGTTATATAAGAAAACAGAGGTAGAGAAACAGGCTAAGAAAAAATAA
- a CDS encoding TerD family protein — MAINLQKGQRETLNAPKFTIGLGWDTNTSSTGAAFDLDASVFVMGDNRKLLADEFFVFYNNLTSPDEAVQHTGDNLTGEGDGDDESVNVDLAKIDPRATELCVVVTIHDAEIRKQNFGQVRNSYVRIVDASNGNELVKYELEEDFSIETAVEFGRIYKRNGEWKFEAVGVGQRGGLQEYLNKYN, encoded by the coding sequence ATGGCTATCAACTTACAGAAAGGTCAACGTGAAACACTTAATGCTCCAAAATTTACCATAGGCTTAGGCTGGGATACAAACACATCTTCTACAGGTGCGGCATTTGATCTTGATGCCTCGGTATTTGTTATGGGCGATAACAGGAAGCTGCTTGCTGACGAATTTTTTGTATTTTATAACAACCTTACTTCTCCGGATGAGGCGGTACAGCACACGGGCGATAACCTTACCGGTGAAGGAGATGGAGATGATGAATCTGTAAATGTAGACCTTGCTAAGATAGACCCACGTGCTACAGAGCTTTGTGTGGTAGTAACCATACATGATGCTGAAATACGCAAGCAAAACTTTGGACAGGTGCGTAACTCTTATGTGCGTATTGTTGATGCTTCTAACGGAAATGAGCTTGTAAAATATGAGCTCGAAGAAGATTTCTCTATTGAAACTGCTGTAGAGTTTGGCCGTATCTATAAAAGAAACGGCGAATGGAAGTTTGAGGCAGTAGGTGTAGGCCAGCGTGGCGGGCTACAGGAATATTTAAACAAATACAACTAA
- a CDS encoding phosphoribosyltransferase family protein → MNLSYSLHKITDKNNSPFCEAEYSKFKFGDSSIAQKFADELFDGFIAKHSDLILAHDEVVILPSPYHSIPTASNYLSSYFKLKMNAFLYTHGKKALSESKIYRNQTYTTDYGSLSFADRVKLIANDTYYIDRNYINGKLCLFMDDIKITGSHELIVKKILNEYDVQGEFVFVYFAELINKDIHPNIENYYNYFYVKDTESLGEVINAPSFVFNTRTVKYILKLEEPEFMALLDIINPNVLPQLFNLAVSNNYHTIEDYRVNLHYINQSITNKKSNHYGYQLTERST, encoded by the coding sequence ATGAACCTAAGTTACAGCCTGCATAAAATTACCGATAAAAACAACAGCCCGTTTTGCGAGGCAGAGTACAGCAAGTTTAAATTTGGCGATAGTAGCATTGCACAAAAGTTTGCCGATGAACTTTTTGACGGTTTTATAGCAAAGCATTCAGATTTAATACTGGCGCACGATGAAGTGGTGATATTGCCAAGCCCGTACCACAGCATACCTACAGCATCTAACTATCTTAGTTCATACTTTAAGCTAAAGATGAATGCGTTTTTATACACTCATGGTAAAAAGGCATTGTCTGAATCTAAAATATACCGTAACCAGACGTATACTACAGATTATGGTAGCCTAAGCTTTGCAGACAGGGTAAAACTAATAGCTAACGATACTTACTATATAGACCGTAATTATATTAACGGTAAACTATGCCTGTTTATGGATGACATAAAGATAACGGGCAGCCATGAGCTTATCGTTAAAAAAATACTTAATGAGTATGATGTGCAGGGCGAATTTGTATTTGTATATTTCGCTGAGTTAATAAATAAGGACATTCATCCTAATATTGAGAATTATTATAATTACTTTTATGTTAAGGATACTGAGAGCCTTGGGGAGGTTATCAATGCGCCGTCGTTTGTGTTTAACACGCGTACAGTAAAATACATACTGAAGCTTGAGGAGCCTGAATTTATGGCGTTGCTTGATATTATTAATCCAAATGTACTGCCGCAATTGTTTAACCTGGCGGTTAGTAATAATTATCATACCATTGAAGATTACAGGGTTAACCTGCATTATATAAACCAAAGTATAACCAATAAAAAATCTAATCATTATGGCTATCAACTTACAGAAAGGTCAACGTGA
- the rlmD gene encoding 23S rRNA (uracil(1939)-C(5))-methyltransferase RlmD: MGKRKTTDKIVFTNVDVLDAGAKGVSVAKAPDGKVIFIPNVVPGDVVDIQTFKKRKAYYEGKAIHFHEYSADRVIPQCQHFGSCGGCKWQNMQYEKQLFYKNREVFNHLKRIGKVELPEFEPIKGSEKQFYYRNKMEFSFSNARWITEEESKSGEEIDNRNALGFHIPRMWDKILDINHCHLQEDPSNMIRNSVREFAIKHDLAFFNPREHSGLLRTLMIRTASTGEIMVLIQFFDNNKEERELILNHLAEQFPSITSLQYVVNQKANDTLYDQDIKLFKGRDYILEQMEGLSFSINAKSFYQTNSDQAYELYSITRDFAGLTGEELVYDLYTGTGTIAQFVSRKAKKVVGVEAVPEAIADAKENARRNNIINCEFFVGDMKDVFNAEFIETHGYPDVIITDPPRDGMHKDVVAEILRIAPQKVVYVSCNSATQARDLALMDEVYKVTRVRPVDMFPQTHHVENVVLLEKR; this comes from the coding sequence ATGGGAAAAAGAAAAACGACAGACAAGATTGTTTTTACAAATGTAGATGTGCTTGATGCCGGCGCTAAAGGCGTATCGGTAGCTAAGGCACCAGATGGCAAAGTTATATTTATACCTAATGTAGTGCCGGGCGATGTTGTAGATATACAAACGTTTAAAAAACGTAAAGCCTATTATGAGGGTAAGGCCATACATTTTCATGAATACAGTGCAGACAGGGTAATACCCCAGTGTCAGCATTTTGGGTCGTGTGGTGGCTGTAAATGGCAAAACATGCAGTATGAAAAGCAGCTTTTTTACAAAAACCGTGAGGTATTTAACCACCTTAAGCGCATAGGTAAGGTAGAACTACCCGAATTTGAGCCTATTAAAGGCAGCGAAAAGCAGTTTTATTATCGTAATAAAATGGAGTTCTCATTCTCTAATGCACGCTGGATAACCGAAGAGGAATCTAAAAGTGGCGAGGAGATTGATAACCGTAACGCGCTTGGTTTCCACATTCCGCGTATGTGGGATAAGATACTAGACATAAACCATTGCCACCTTCAGGAAGACCCGAGCAACATGATACGCAACTCGGTTCGTGAGTTTGCTATTAAGCACGACCTGGCGTTTTTTAACCCACGCGAGCATAGCGGCCTTTTGCGCACGCTTATGATACGTACGGCAAGTACCGGAGAGATCATGGTATTGATACAGTTCTTTGATAATAATAAAGAAGAACGAGAGCTGATACTTAACCATCTTGCAGAGCAGTTTCCTAGTATTACATCATTACAGTATGTGGTTAACCAAAAAGCTAACGACACGCTGTATGACCAGGATATAAAACTCTTTAAAGGTCGTGACTATATATTAGAGCAAATGGAGGGCCTTAGCTTTAGCATAAACGCTAAGTCTTTTTACCAGACTAATAGCGATCAGGCTTATGAGCTGTACAGCATAACCCGCGATTTTGCCGGCCTTACCGGAGAAGAACTGGTATATGACCTTTATACAGGTACGGGTACCATAGCCCAGTTTGTATCGCGCAAAGCAAAAAAAGTGGTAGGGGTAGAGGCAGTGCCGGAGGCTATTGCTGATGCTAAAGAAAACGCAAGGCGCAATAATATTATTAATTGTGAGTTTTTTGTAGGTGACATGAAAGATGTGTTCAATGCAGAATTTATTGAAACACATGGCTATCCTGATGTTATTATTACCGATCCTCCGCGCGATGGTATGCATAAAGATGTGGTGGCAGAGATACTGCGTATAGCACCACAAAAAGTGGTGTATGTAAGCTGTAACTCGGCTACACAGGCACGCGACCTGGCGCTTATGGATGAGGTTTATAAAGTAACACGTGTACGCCCTGTAGATATGTTTCCGCAAACGCACCACGTAGAAAATGTTGTACTTTTAGAAAAAAGATAA
- a CDS encoding DUF1697 domain-containing protein has translation MPSYLALFRAVNVSGHNVIKMEHLRKLMETNGFNNVATYIQSGNVVFDMDETDKAKVGRAIEVLLYKEYGHDVFTFILDETDLEKAVDNNPYTKREPEPSGIKKYFVTFLSGEATTQGLDQMKKYNRSNDEFKAVGTTMYLKLAQSAADSKLSNSFIESKMGLKSTTRNWNTTLKMLEMLQERNTK, from the coding sequence ATGCCCTCATACCTAGCCTTATTTCGCGCCGTTAACGTTAGTGGCCATAACGTCATTAAAATGGAACACCTGCGTAAGCTAATGGAAACCAACGGATTTAACAACGTGGCTACTTACATACAAAGTGGCAATGTTGTTTTTGATATGGACGAAACAGATAAAGCTAAGGTGGGCCGCGCTATAGAAGTACTTTTATATAAAGAGTATGGGCACGACGTTTTTACCTTTATACTTGACGAAACCGATCTGGAAAAAGCTGTAGATAACAACCCTTACACAAAGCGCGAACCAGAGCCATCGGGCATTAAAAAGTATTTTGTTACGTTTCTTTCAGGCGAGGCCACTACACAGGGACTTGACCAGATGAAAAAATATAACCGTAGTAACGATGAGTTTAAAGCCGTGGGTACTACTATGTATTTAAAATTAGCCCAAAGCGCCGCCGATTCTAAACTTTCAAATTCATTTATTGAAAGTAAAATGGGGCTTAAATCTACCACACGCAACTGGAATACCACACTCAAGATGCTTGAAATGCTGCAGGAACGCAATACTAAATAG
- a CDS encoding helix-turn-helix transcriptional regulator, protein MNRFDRITAILIQLQSKKVVKAQDLADRFSISLRTVYRDIRSLEEAGVPLYGEAGIGYSLVDGYRLPPVMFTPEEAMAFITAGKLMEKFSDKALTDNFASALYKVKAVLRNTEKDLVNNLEDHIDTFDHRRATPAGTNSLDVLLKAIGEKKAVQMTYKAFGSDDVTNRIAEPIGVFHEDNNWHTIAYCHLREMYRQFRTDRIIAIQLTDIAQQEHVSLKEYRELYPKEWEKYPLEKVILCVAKHCVPYIQDRKHFYGFVSEVENGDNIEMTFVTHWAEEGLLRWFMMFADCAEIVEPLWLKEKTTALVEKIIEKNGLGIAPAVENFNG, encoded by the coding sequence ATGAACCGCTTTGACCGCATAACAGCCATATTAATTCAGCTGCAATCTAAAAAGGTTGTAAAAGCGCAGGACCTTGCTGACCGTTTTAGCATCAGCCTGCGCACGGTATACCGCGACATACGTTCGCTGGAAGAAGCCGGTGTACCACTATATGGCGAAGCCGGTATTGGGTACTCTCTGGTAGACGGCTATCGCCTGCCTCCTGTTATGTTTACACCCGAAGAAGCGATGGCTTTTATTACCGCGGGCAAACTCATGGAAAAATTTTCAGACAAGGCGCTGACCGATAATTTTGCTTCGGCATTATATAAGGTAAAGGCAGTATTGCGCAATACAGAAAAGGATCTGGTTAATAACCTTGAAGACCATATTGATACATTCGACCACCGCCGTGCTACCCCAGCCGGGACTAACAGCTTGGATGTTTTGCTAAAAGCCATTGGGGAGAAAAAAGCAGTACAAATGACGTATAAGGCTTTTGGCAGTGATGATGTAACAAACCGCATTGCTGAGCCTATAGGTGTTTTTCATGAAGATAATAACTGGCATACAATTGCCTACTGCCACCTGCGCGAAATGTACCGCCAGTTCAGGACAGACCGTATTATAGCAATACAGCTTACAGATATAGCACAGCAAGAGCATGTAAGCTTAAAAGAATACCGTGAGCTTTATCCTAAAGAATGGGAAAAATACCCGCTGGAAAAAGTTATCCTCTGCGTAGCAAAACACTGTGTACCATATATACAGGATAGGAAACACTTTTATGGTTTCGTATCTGAAGTTGAAAATGGAGACAATATCGAAATGACTTTTGTAACCCATTGGGCAGAAGAAGGACTTCTGAGATGGTTTATGATGTTTGCAGACTGCGCTGAAATTGTAGAGCCGTTGTGGCTTAAGGAAAAGACAACTGCTTTAGTTGAAAAAATTATTGAAAAGAACGGATTAGGTATAGCTCCCGCTGTAGAAAATTTCAATGGATAA
- a CDS encoding HAD family hydrolase, translated as MKCYKMMMQELPELYKYKHISFDLWLTLIKSHPEFKPKRNLLFRDYFAINKPIDAVSAVIRKFDVLTNSINEKVCRNFNTYEIYYLILDALDVDINTVTATHLDGFYKATEDLLMQYKPVLLYPEIPELFRQLHSEGKTMNILSNTAFIKGSSLKKVLTSHGLEEYFAFQGYSDETGYSKPGTEMYQYAWDNILKIGDIQKHEVLHVGDNALSDQQGALQFGFDAYLLTNPINNEPKLQPA; from the coding sequence TTGAAATGTTATAAAATGATGATGCAGGAGTTACCCGAATTATATAAATACAAACATATTTCTTTCGATTTGTGGCTTACCCTTATTAAGTCGCACCCGGAATTTAAACCAAAGCGTAATCTTCTTTTCAGAGATTATTTCGCCATCAATAAACCTATTGATGCCGTTTCTGCAGTAATACGCAAGTTTGATGTGCTTACAAATTCAATTAACGAAAAAGTATGCCGCAACTTTAACACCTACGAAATTTATTATCTTATACTCGATGCGCTCGATGTAGACATTAACACGGTTACAGCTACCCATCTTGATGGCTTTTACAAGGCGACAGAAGATTTGCTGATGCAATATAAGCCTGTATTGCTTTATCCTGAAATTCCTGAACTTTTCAGGCAATTGCACAGCGAAGGTAAAACCATGAATATACTGAGCAATACAGCTTTTATAAAAGGAAGTTCGCTTAAAAAGGTATTGACTTCACACGGGCTTGAAGAATATTTTGCCTTTCAGGGATACTCTGATGAAACCGGATATTCTAAGCCGGGAACTGAGATGTACCAGTATGCCTGGGATAACATCCTTAAAATAGGCGATATTCAAAAACACGAAGTATTGCACGTTGGCGATAATGCCCTGTCTGACCAGCAGGGAGCCCTGCAATTTGGCTTCGATGCATATTTATTAACCAACCCAATCAATAATGAACCTAAGTTACAGCCTGCATAA
- a CDS encoding DUF6452 family protein, protein MKKLIGCILVLCVTAIYLISCEKDDICAETTPTTPNMIVSFYYNDNRTSYNHVTNLQYYEVDNEQNIISVGTVDSTRVPLRVDANHTKWAFVFNQVVANGIDKRTDYVDFKYTVWQEFVSRACGYKTQFLLDQDNPRGSNPVVTDGDGKGRWIQGIEIVRDSITDENEAHVKVYF, encoded by the coding sequence ATGAAAAAACTTATTGGTTGCATACTTGTTCTTTGTGTCACAGCCATCTACCTTATCAGTTGTGAAAAGGATGATATATGTGCAGAAACTACGCCTACTACACCAAACATGATTGTGTCTTTTTATTATAATGATAACAGGACATCTTATAACCATGTAACTAACCTGCAGTATTATGAAGTAGACAATGAGCAAAATATCATTTCTGTAGGAACTGTAGATAGTACCAGGGTGCCACTTCGCGTTGATGCAAACCACACAAAATGGGCTTTTGTTTTTAACCAGGTTGTAGCTAATGGAATTGATAAAAGAACTGACTATGTAGATTTTAAATATACAGTATGGCAGGAGTTTGTATCGCGTGCCTGTGGCTATAAAACCCAGTTTTTACTCGATCAGGACAATCCGCGTGGCAGTAACCCTGTTGTTACCGATGGCGATGGTAAAGGACGCTGGATACAGGGTATTGAAATTGTAAGAGACAGTATAACAGACGAAAACGAGGCGCATGTTAAAGTATATTTTTAG